One window of Quercus robur chromosome 12, dhQueRobu3.1, whole genome shotgun sequence genomic DNA carries:
- the LOC126708551 gene encoding uncharacterized protein LOC126708551 — protein MDANAVKSDLVLILDFGSQYTHLITRRIRSLSIFSLCISGTSPLEAITSLNPRVVILSGGPHSVHTSDSPSFPSGFPEWAEANGVVVLGICYGLQLIVQRLGGEVRAGEKQEYGRMEIGVEKSAALYGSKRVGDRQLVWMSHGDEVARLPDGFEVVARSQQGAVAAVENRVKRFYGLQYHPEVTHSPEGMETLRYFLFEVCGINAGWKMENVMDEEIKVIKGTVGPEDHVICALSGGVDSTVAATLVHKAIGDRLHCIFVDNGLLRYKERERVMETFESDLHLPVTCVDATDQFLSKLKGVVDPETKRKIIGKEFISIFDDFAQELEQKLGKRPSYLVQGTLYPDVIESCPPPGSGRTHSHTIKSHHNVGGLPKDMKLKLIEPLKLLFKDEVRQLGRILNVPEPFLKRHPFPGPGLAVRVLGDVTQGNALDILRQVDEIFIQSIKDAGLYDSIWQAFAVFLPVRSVGVQGDQRTHSHVVALRAVTSQDGMTADWYYFEHKFLDDVSRKICNSVRGVNRVVQDITSKPPSTIEWE, from the exons atggatGCCAATGCAGTGAAATCCGACCTCGTTTTGATCCTAGACTTCGGATCCCAATACACCCACCTCATCACGCGCAGAATCCGATCCCTCTCCATCTTCTCCCTCTGCATTTCCGGCACTTCCCCGCTCGAAGCCATCACCTCTCTCAACCCACGCGTCGTCATCCTCTCCGGCGGACCCCACTCCGTCCACACCTCCGATTCCCCTTCGTTTCCGTCTGGGTTCCCCGAATGGGCGGAGGCCAACGGCGTCGTGGTTTTGGGGATTTGTTATGGGCTGCAGCTCATTGTTCAGAGGCTCGGCGGCGAGGTCAGGGCCGGAGAGAAGCAGGAGTATGGGAGGATGGAGATTGGGGTGGAGAAGAGCGCCGCGCTTTACGGGTCGAAGCGGGTTGGGGATAGGCAGCTTGTGTGGATGAGCCATGGGGATGAGGTGGCTAGGTTGCCTGATGGGTTCGAAGTCGTTGCGCGGAGCCAGCAGGGTGCGGTGGCTGCGGTTGAGAACCGGGTTAAGAGGTTTTATGGCCTTCAGTACCATCCGGAG GTGACACATTCACCCGAAGGAATGGAGACACTGCGGTACTTTCTGTTTGAGGTTTGTGGAATCAATGCTGGATGGAAGatggaaaatgttatggatgaagaaataaaagtGATCAAAGGTACAGTGGGGCCTGAAGATCATGTAATATGTGCCTTATCAGGTGGTGTGGATTCCACCGTTGCTGCTACTCTTGTCCATAAGGCAATTGGAGATAGGCTTCATTGTATTTTTGTTGACAATGGTTTATTGAG GTATAAGGAGAGAGAACGTGTGATGGAAACATTTGAAAGTGATCTTCATTTACCAGTTACTTGTGTTGATGCGACGGATCAATTTCTTAGCAAGCTGAAAGGTGTGGTAGATCCTGagacaaaaaggaaaattattgggAAGGAATTTATTTCCATATTTGATGACTTTGCCCAAGAGTTGGAGCAAAAACTAGGAAAAAGGCCGTCTTACTTGGTCCAGGGGACTTTGTATCCGGATGTAATTGAATCTTGCCCACCACCTGGGTCTGGAAGAACCCACTCCCATACAATCAAGAGCCACCATAATGTTGGAGGTCTTCCTAAGGACATGAAATTGAAGCTCATTGAACCACTTAAACTTCTATTTAAGGATGAG GTCCGCCAACTAGGAAGGATTTTGAATGTTCCTGAGCCATTTTTAAAGCGCCATCCATTCCCTGGGCCTGGCCTTGCAGTACGAGTGTTAGGTGATGTAACTCAAGGCAATGCCTTAGATATCCTCCGCCAG GTCGATGAGATTTTCATTCAATCAATCAAGGATGCTGGGCTTTATGATTCAATATGGCAAGCTTTTGCTGTCTTTTTGCCAGTAAGATCAGTTGGagttcaaggtgatcaaagaacACATTCTCATGTTGTAGCTCTGAGAGCTGTTACCAGTCAAGATGGAATGACAGCGGATTG GTACTATTTTGAGCACAAGTTCCTTGATGATGTGTCGCGAAAGATCTGCAACAGTGTTCGGGGGGTAAACAGAGTTGTTCAAGACATTACATCAAAGCCTCCATCAACAATTGAGTGGGAATGA